One Streptomyces umbrinus genomic window, GGCATACGTGCCCGGGCACGGGCTGCTGAAGGGACGCACCGCGGTGGTGACCGCCGCCGCGGGCGCGGGCATCGGCGGGGCCACCGCGCGCCGCTTCCTGGAGGAGGGCGCGCGCGTGCTGATCAGCGACGCGCACGCACGACGACTCAAGGAGTACGAGGCCGAGCTGGCCGGGGAGTTCGAGGGCGTCTCGGCGCTCGCGTGCGACGTCACCGACGAGGCCCAGGTGCAGGCGCTCTTCGATACGGCCGTGCGGCAGCACGGGCGGCTCGACATCGTCGTCAACAACGCCGGTCTCGGCGGGACTTCGGCCCTCGCCGACATGAGCGACGAGCAGTGGTCGAAGGTGCTCGACGTGACGCTGAACGGCACCTTCCGGTGCACGCGCGCGGCCCTGCGCGCCTTCCGGGAGGGCGGGCAGGGCGGCGGACACGAGGGCAGACACGGCGGCGTGATCGTCAACAACGCCTCGGTCGTCGGCTGGCGTGCGCAGGCCGGGCAGGCGCACTACGCGGCGGCGAAGGCCGGGGTCATGGCGCTCACCCGGTGTGCGGCGATCGAGGCGGCGGAGCACGGCGTGCGCGTCAACGCGGTCTCGCCGAGCCTCGCCATGCACCCGCATCTGGTGAAGGTGACGACCCCCGAGCTGCTGGAGGAGCTGACGGCCCGCGAGGCCTTCGGGCGGTACGCCGAGCCGTGGGAGGTCGCCAACGTGATCGTGTTCCTGGCGTCCGGCTACTCCTCGTACATGACCGGCGAGATCGTCTCCGTGAGCAGCCAGCATGCGTAGGCGGTCGGTGGCCGGCGCTCCCGGGACCGGGACCAGGACCACAATGGAACCGTGCCTACCAAGAAGAAGCCCCAGGTGACCGCCGCGCCCGCCCGCCGCCGCGAACTTCTCGACACCGCCGCCGAGGTCTTCGCCGAGCAGGGTTACAACGCCACCACCGTCCGCAAGATCGCGGACCACGCGGGCATGCTCGCGGGCAGCCTCTACTACCACTTCGACTCCAAGGAATCGATGCTGGAGGAGATTCTGCGGACCTTCATGGACGAGCTGTGGGACGGGTACGACACCGTCCTGGAGGCCGAGCTCGGCCCGCGCGAGACGCTGGAGGCCCTGGTCACCGAGTCCTTCCGGGAGATCGACCGGCACCGCGCGGCCGTCGCGATCTACCAGCGGGAGTCCAAGCATCTCGTCGCGCAGGAGCGGTTCGCGTTCCTCGCCGAGTCGCAGCGCAAGTTCGAGAAGACGTGGCTGGCCACGCTGGAGCGGGGCGTGGCCGGAGAGGTCTTCCGGGACGACCTCGACATCCGGCTCACCTACCGGTTCGTGCGCGACACGGTGTGGGTCGCCGCGTCCTGGTACCGGCCCGGCGGACAGCACAGCCCGGAGGAGATCGCCCGGCAGTACCTGTCGATGGTCCTCGACGGGATCGCCGTACGGACGTAACCCACTGAACCTGCTCAACCCACTGAACCTGCTCAACCACTGGACCCACTGAACCCATTGGACCCACTGAGGAGCCCGAGGAGTTGTCATGGCCGAGGCCTACATAGTCGAAGCGGTCCGTACGCCCGTGGGGCGCCGGAAGGGTGGCCTCGGCGGGGTCCATCCCGCCGATCTGGGCGCGCATGTGCTGAAGGCCCTGGTCGAGCGGTCCGGTGTCGATCCGCTCGCCGTCGAGGACGTCGTCTTCGGGTGCCTGGACACCGTCGGGCCGCAGGCCGGGGACATCGCGCGGACGGCCTGGCTGGCCGCCGGGCTGCCCGAGGAGGTGCCCGGGGTGACGATCGACCGGCAGTGCGGGTCCTCGCAGCAGGCCGTGCACTTCGCCGCGCAGGGTGTCCTGTCCGGCACCCAGGACCTGGTGGTCGCGGGCGGCGTCCAGAACATGACGCAGATCCCCATCGCCTTCGCCTCCCGCCTGGCCGCGGAGCCGCTGGGGCTCACGGAGGGGCCGTTCGCGGGGAGCGAGGGGTGGCGGGCGCGGTACGGCGACCGGCCCGTCAACCAGTTCTACGGCGCGGAGCTGATCGCCGAGAAGTGGGGGATCAGCCGGCGGGACCAGGAGGAGTTCGCCCTGCGGTCGCATCAGCGGGCGGTCCGGGCGATCGACGAGGGGCGTTTCGAGCGGGAGGTCGTGCCGTTCGGGGACGTCGCCGTGGACGAGGGGCCGCGCCGGGACACCTCGCTGGAGAAGATGGCCGGGCTGAAGCCGGTGGTCGAGGGCGGCACCATCACCGCCGCCTGCTCCTCCCAGGTGTCCGACGGCGCGGCCGCGATGCTGCTCGCCTCCGAACGGGCCGTGCGAGAACACGGGCTCACGCCCCGGGCGCGGGTTCACCATCTGTCGGTGCGGGGGGAGGATCCGATACGGATGCTGTCGGCGCCGATTCCGGCCACCGCGTACGCCCTGAAGAAGGCCGGGATGGCCATCGGTGACATCGACCTCGTCGAGATCAATGAGGCGTTCGCGCCCGTGGTGCTTGCCTGGCTGAAGGAGACCGGGGCGGATCCCGACAAGGTCAATGTCAATGGGGGCGCCATTGCCCTGGGGCATCCGTTGGGAGCGACCGGTGTGAAGCTGATGACCACGTTGCTGCATGAACTGGAGCGGACGGGTGGGCGCTTCGGGTTGCAGACGATGTGCGAGGGCGGGGGTCAGGCGAACGTGACGATTGTTGAGCGGCTTTAGGTTGTTCGGTCGGGTGCGGGTCCGTCATGGCTTGTCGCGCAGTTCCCCGCGCTCTTGAAAGACCTAAAAGAAGGGGCGCCTCCTGACAGGGCGCTCCACTCTACAGGGTGCGGTACACGTCTCGACGATTGCCCATCTTGACGACAAGGATGATCAGCTGGCCGTTGTCGATCTGGTAGGCGATGCGGAAATCCCCGACGCGCAGTCGGTACAGACCTTCCTGCCCTGCGAGCTTTTTGACGTCCGCGTCCTCACGGTACGGATCGTCGCCCAGCCGCGTCAGGGCGGTGAGGATGCGCATGGCGCTGGTCCGGTCGATCGTGCGGAGCTGTCGCTGGGCGGTGGCGGTGAACCTGAATGCATACTTCATGCGGCGCCCATGTCATCGCTGAACAGGTCGGCGAGCAGCTCTGCCATGGAGACCGTGGGCTCATCGAGATGCGCGGCTGCTTCCCGGGCGAGCATTTCGTCGGCCGCTTCCTCGACCGCATCCAGAATCTCTATCGGGACGACGGCCCCGACGCGCTCGCCTTTGCGGGTGATCACCGTGACCTCGCCGGCCTCGGCATTGCTCAGGATCTCGGCCAGCCGTGCACGGGCCTCACGAATGCTCAGCGTCTCGGACATATCGCGAGTGTACACGCTCCTGTGTACACGATGCCTGTGCCGGGAGCCCGCGCAGAATCGCCCCCGCCTCCGCCATCACCCGTTCCACCAGCTCCGCGCACGACGGCAGATCCTCGATCAGGCCCGCCACCTGGCCCGAGGCCATCACCCCCAGATCCGTGCGGCCCTCGACCATCGAGGCGCGCAGCAGCATCGGGGTGTTGGCGGCGAGGAGGACCTGGCTCCAGGTCAGGGCCTTGCCGTGCTTCATCGCGAGGCCGTCGCGGATCAGCTGGGGCCAGGTGAGGCCCGAGAGCTTTCGGAAGCGGGCGGCCCGGCCTATCGCCCGGGTCAGCGTTCTCATACGGCCCGCCTCCTCAAGGGAGTTGACCAGGTCCGTGCGGAGCATGCGGTGGGGGAGGCCGTCCACGGCTGTCGTCACCGTCACGTCCTTCACCGTGGCCGCGAGGTACTGGGCCTTCACCGCGTCCGGGACCGTGGAGTCGGAGGTGAGCAGGAAGCGGGTGCCCATGGCGATGCCCGCCGCGCCGTACGCCAGCGCCGCGACCAGGCCCCGGCCGTCGAAGAAGCCGCCCGCCGCGATCACCGGTATGTCGACGGCGTCCACGACCTGGGGGAGGAGGACGGTGGTCGCCACCTCGCCGGTGTGGCCGCCGCCCTCGCCGCCCTGCACGATCACCGCGTCCGCACCCCAGGCCGCGACCTTCTCGGCGTGACGGCGGGCCCCGATCGACGGGATGACGACGACGCCCGCGTCCTTGAGCTCGGCGATCAGCTCACGGGAGGGCGCGAGCGCGAAGGAGGCGACCTTCACCTCCTCCTCGACGATCAGCCGGACGCGGTCGCGGGCGTCCCCCGCGTCCGCGCGCAGGTTCACACCGAACGGCGCGTCCGTACGGGACTTGACCTCCCGGACCGCTGCCCGCAGGTGGTCGAGGGTCATGGTCGCGGAGGCCAGGATGCCCAGTGCTCCCGCGTTCGCCGAGGCGGAGACCAGCCGCGGGCCCGCCACCCAGCCCATCCCGGTCTGCACGATCGGGTGCCGGACGCCGACCAGTTTCGTGAGCGCGGTCTCCATCAGCCCGGGACCTCACGGTCGCGCAGCCCCCGCGGGTCGATGACCCCGCGGATCAACTCCAGCTCCGCCGGGGTCGGTTCGCGGGTGTACGGGACCTCGTCGGGAACCGTCGGCTCGAACCCGGTCGCCGCCAGGACCTCCTCGACCGTCACCCCCGGATGCAGCGAGGCGAGCCGCATCGAGTGGTCCGGGGTCGCGAAGTCGAACACTCCCAGGTTCGACACGACCCTGGGGATGCGGTGGAAGCGGGTCGCCGTGGGGCCGGCCGCCGCCGCGCTGTCGTACCCCACCCCGCTGATCATGTCGACCTTCTCCACGAAGACCCGCGTCGAGTGCTTGGGCACCCAGTAACTGACCGGGTTGTTGAGGGTGTTGACGGGCGCGCCCCGCACCCCGAGCAACTGCCGGGCGGGCCGCTCCCAGTCGCCGATGCAGGAGATGTTCTGGTTGCCGAAGCGGTCGATCTGACTCGCGCCCATCATCACGTGCCGACGCCCGCCGGTGACCATCGTGAGATGCCTGCGGTAGGGCAGCCACCCTTCGGGGGTGCCGTCCGGGCCGACGAGCATCGCCTCGCCGTCGGTGAGCAGGAGCTCCGGGGCGAAGGTCCGCCGGGCGAGCCGGGCACCGACGGAGGGGACGGCCCCCATCGGGCTCGCGAGCACCTCGCCGTTGTCCCGCCACGCCTCGGCGCAGGCGATCACGCAGTACTCGGCGCGGGTGGGCGGGAGAAGAGGAGACGTGCGGGTGTCCGGGAGCGGGGCCCCGGTGGGCGGGACAGGAGAGGGCCGGGTCGCGTCCGTCATCGCCGCTCCTCGTGCCAGGCCTGTGCGGCCGACTGGTAGGCCTTCTCGTCCCCGTACAGGAACCGCTCGGTGAACTCGGGCCACGGCGTCGTCGAGTACAGCTTCTGGAAGGGCTCGTCGCGGTCGTGGTCGGGGACGCAGGAGGTGGGGTGGGCGCCACCGGGCGTCTCGACGACTCCCGTGACCGAGTTCCGGTTGACGAGGAGGGTCTGCGGCACCGCGTCGTCGAAGCGGTCCACGAGCCGCTCGCAGGAGACGTACGCGTCGTCCGCGGCCTCGCAGAACAGGTCGTCGAAGTACGGGTCCGGGCCCAGATACTGGCCGTTGCCCGAGCGGTCCGCGCGGTTGACGTGGACGAGGGCCGCGTCCATGCGCAGGGCCGGCATGGCGACGAAGGTCTCCCGGATCCCGGTCGACGGGTCCTCGTACGGCGAAGTGACCGTCCGCAGGCCGGGGTTGACCCGCATGACGTCCGAGCCGATGCCCGCCCGGACGGGCATGAACGGCAGCCGGTTCGCGGCCGCGTGCAGCCCCCACATGAACATCGCCTCGTCGACCTCCGTCAACTCGAAGGCCCCGCTCTGCCGGGCGGCGCGGTAGTGCGGCTCCAGGGGGATCGAGTCGAGCGTCACGAAGGCCGCGACGAGCTTGCGGATCCTGCCCGCCGCAGCGAGCATCCCGACGTCCGGGCCGCCGTACGACACGATCGTGAGGTCGGTGACCTGGGAGCGGAGCAGTGCTCTCACCAGGGCCATCGGTTTGCGGCGCGAGCCCCAGCCGCCGATGCCGAGGGTCATCCCGCTGCGGAGCCGGGAGACGGCCTCGTCGGCCGTCATCGTCTTGTCGCTCATTCCGTACCCCCTCCTTCCCGGTCCTTCCCGAACGTGTCCCTGACCCGGTCGCCCACCCCCGCGAGGTTCGCCTCGAACGTGAAGCCCTGCTCGAAGCGGTAGCTGCGGCGGACGTCCACGGGATCGATGCCGTTGATCGCGGCCTTGGCGAGCCGGATCAGCTGCCCGTCCTTGCTCGCGATCGAACGGGCCAACTCCAGGACGGCGGCACGCAGTTCGCCGCGCGGCACGACCCGCCACACCGACCCGTGCCGGTGCAGCTCGGCCGCGGTCGCCGTGCGCGAGGTGTAGTACAGCGCACGCATCAGATGCTGCGGCACCAGCCGGGCGAGGTGGGTGGCCGCGCCCAGGGCGCCCCGGTCCAGCTCGGGCAGGCCGAAGGTCGCGTCCTCGCTCGCCACGATCGCGTCCGCGTTGCCCACCAGGCCTATGCCGCCGCCCAGACAGAAGCCGTGCACCTCCGCCACCACGGGCACCTCGCACTCGTACACCGCGGCGAAGGCGTCGGCGCAGCCGCGGTTGGCACCGAGCAGCCCGCCACCGCCCTGCGCCTGTATCTCCTTGATGTCCACGCCCGCGTTGAACCCCCGCCCCTCGGCGGCCAGCACCACACAGCGGACCTCGGCGTCGCGGCCCGCCGCGCGCAGGGCGTCGGCCAGCTCGAACCAGCCGCGCACCGGCAGCGCGTTCACGGGCGGGAAGTCGACCGTGACGACGGAAATCCCCTTTTCCGGGGACGAGGTGGAGACACCCATCAGCTCATCAGCTACCTTTCGACCAAACATTTGTTAGGTGCGCCAGTTGTGAAGGTAACAGCGAACACCGACGAGTGGGAGGCCCTGTGGACAAACGGCTCGTGGTGGTCACGGGCGGCACCCGGGGCGTGGGCGCCGGCATCGCCCGCGCGTTCGTCGAGGCGGGTGACGACGTCGTGGTCTGTGCGCGCAGACCGCCCGAAGTGCCGGTCGACGGCGTCGAGTTCGTCCCCCTCGATCTGCGGGACCCACCGGCCGTGCGCGTCTTCTTCGACGGGCTGCCCCGCGTCGACGTCCTGGTCAACAACGCGGGCGGCGCCCCCCACCGGCTGCTCGCGGAGACGGACGCCGAGCGGCACGCGCGCGTGATCGAACTCAACCTCACCGCCCCGCTGACGGCGTCCCTGGCGGCGTACGAGCAGCTCAGGCGCGCGCGTGGCTCCGTCGTGATGATCGGCAGCGTCAGCGGGACCCGGCCCTCGCCCGGCACGGCGGCCTACGGGGCGGCCAAGGCGGGCCTGGAGAACCTCGCGCGCTCGATGGCCGTGGAGTGGGCGCCGGACGTACGGGTGAACACCCTCGTCGTAGGGATGGTCCGCACCGAGCTGTCCCACCTCCACTACGGGGACGAGGACGGCATCGCGGCCGTCTCCCGCACCGTCCCCATGGGGCGGCTCGCCGAGCCCCTGGACGTCGGCAGGGCCGCCGTCTTCCTCGCGTCGGACGCCGCCGCGTACATCACCGGGGCCGGCCTCCTCGTGCACGGCGGGGGCGAGCGGCCCGCCTTCCTGGACGCGGCGACCGCCAACAAGGAGAAGTGAGAACCGCCTTCAAGGACGAGTGAGAGGAGAAGCGGGATGACTGCAGGCACCGGAATCTGCGACGGGCGGGTCGTGATCGTCACGGGCGCGGGTCGCGGGCTCGGGCGGGCACACGCACTCGCCTTCGCGGCGGAGGGCGCGCGCGTCGTCGTCAACGACCTGGGCGTCGGGCTCGACGGCGCGCCCGGCCCCGACAGCCCGGCCCGTCAGGTCGTCGAGGAGATCACGGCGGCGGGCGGCGAGGCGGTGGCGCACGGCGGGGACATCGCCACGACCGAGGGCGCCGCATCCCTCGTACGCACGGCCGTGGACGCCTTCGGGCGGCTCGACACGCTCGTCAACAACGCCGGGTTCCTGCGCGACCGGATGCTCGTGAACCTCGACGAGGACGACTGGGACGCCGTCATGCGCGTCCACCTGAAGGGCCACTTCCTGCCGCTGAAGCACGCCGCCGCGCACTGGCGGGCGGAGGCGAAGGCGGGGCGCCTGCCGCAGGCGCGGATCGTCAACACCAGTTCCGGAGCCGGGCTGTTGGGGTCCGTCGGGCAGGGGAACTACAGCGCCGCCAAGGCCGGGATCGTGGGGCTCACGCTGGTGGCCGCCGCCGAGATGGGGCGCTACGGGGTGCAGGTCAACGCCGTCGCGCCCGCCGCGCGGACCCGGATGACCGAAGGCACCTTCGCCGAGACGATGGCGGCACCCGACAGCGGCTTCGACGCGATGGCGCCCGGGAACGTGTCGCCGCTCGTCGTCTGGCTCGGCTCCGCGGCGAGCGCCGGTGTCACCGGCCGGGTCTTCGAGACCGAGGGTGGCCGCATCACGGTCATGGAGGGCTGGCGGCCCGGCCCGAGCATCGACAAGGGGGCGCGGTGGACCCCCGCCGAGGCCGGGGACACGGCGCTCGAACTGCTCGCGGAGGCGCAGGCACCGCAACCGGTCTACGGAGCGCAGTAGTGCGATCGGCGTACGACACCTAGGAGGACGACGCGCGGGGAACCCTTTGACCCCGCACCCCGTGCTCGCGAGGATGCCCAGCAGGGCGCGGCGGGCGGAGGTGGCTCAGGTGGAGTTCGTCGGGCGAGCGGACAGCCTCGCGCTCCTCGAGGCGGCCCGCGAGCGCGCCCGCGCGGGGCACCCTCAACGCGTACTCGTCGAGGGCCCGGCCGGCATCGGCAAGACCGCCCTCGTACGCCGCTTCCTGCGCGGCGGCACACATGTGCTGTACGGGGCGGGGGAGGAGGCCGAGTCGGAGCTGGCCTTCGGAGTACTGGATCAACTGCTGGGCCGGGACGGCACCGGTGACGGCAGTGGCCCCGGGGGCGGAGACGGGGCCGGAGGCGGGGCCGGTGGTGCGGCCGGCGGCGGGCGCTGGGCGGACGCGCACGCGGCCGGGGCGGCTCTGCTGGAGGCACTGGACGAGGCACAGGGAGCGGGCGCCGGCCCGGGTTCCGACGACCGGCCCGCGCGTGGCCCCGACGCCCCGAGCGCCCCTGCCTCGGGCACCCCCACCCCCGGCACTCCCGTCCCCAACACCCCGGACACTCCCATCGCCCTCGTCCTCGACGACGCCCAATGGGTGGATCATCTCTCCCTCCAGGCCCTCGCCTTCGCCGTGCGCCGACTGCGGGCCGATCGCGTGCTCGTTCTCGTCGTCGTGCGGGACGCCGAGGACACGCGGCTGGCAGAGGGGCTGCGGAGGCTGTTCACGGCGGACGACGCCGTGCGCGTACGGCTCGACGGCCTCGGGCCCGCCGAACTGGCCGAACTCGGCGGAGGACTGGGCGTGCAGGGACTCACCGCGCGGGTCGCCGCACGGCTGCACGCGCACACCGCGGGCAACCCCCTCCATGCGAAGGCCCTCCTGGAACAGGAAGGAACCGGACTCCTGGAGGCGCTCGGCGAGCCCGATGTGACACCGCCCGCCCCCAAGTCGTTCACCGCCCTCGTGCTGGCGAAGCTCGCCGCCTGCTCGCCGGCCGCCGACGCCCTGGTCTGCGCGGCCGCGGTACTCGGCGCACACTGCGCGCCGGCCGACGCCTGGGAGGTCGCGGGCGCGGACCTGCTCGACGAGGAACGCCGGGCCACCGACGTCCTCACCGCACTCGAAGAGGCCGTCCACACGGGCCTGTTGACCGAGGCCCCGGGCGATCCGCTGATCCGCTTCCCGCACCCCCTCGTACACGCCGCCGTCTACCACCAGCTCGGCCCCTCCCGCCGCGCCGCCCTGCACCTGAGCGCCGCCCGCACCGTCCGGGACCAGGCGCACCGGCTGCGCCACCGGGCGCTCGCCGCGGTCGGCCCGGATCCGGAACTGGCCGCCGAACTCGCCGCCCTGGGACGGAAGTTCGCCGCCGAAGGCGCCTGGGCGAACGCGGCCGGACAGCTGACGGCCGCCGCGCGGCTCTGCCCGGACCCGGCGGTGTACGAGCAGTACACCCTCGAAGCCGTCGAGTGCTCGCTGCTCGCCGGAGACGTACCGGACATGGGTGAAGTCGCCCAGCGGATCGCGCAGTTCACCCCCGGCGGCTGGCGCAGCTATCTCCTGGGCAGGCTCAGCCTGTACGACCTGGACCGGGCCGAGGCGTTGCTCACGGACGCGTGGCACCGGTGCGACCCGGCGGCCGAACCCGTCCTCGGGGCACGTATCGCGGGCCAGTTCGCCGCGCTGCACGGCAGCATGTCGCACGGTGCCGAGATGGCCGAGTGGGCCGACCTCGCGATCCGCCTCGCACCCGACGACACGGCCACCGACATGATCCGGGTCCTGCGCCTCAACGGCCTCGCCATGAGCGGCCGGGCTCCGCAGACGCTCGCCGCACTCGCCCCGCTGCCCGACCCGGCGCTCGCCACCCCCGCCCAGCTGGAGGAACTCCTCGGCCGCGGCACCCTGCGCGAGTGGACCGGCGACCTCACCGGCGCCGTACGGGACCTGGGCGGGGTCTTCGGAGCCTGCCACGGGCGCGCCGCCTCCTTCCGGGTGGTCGCCGCGACCGCGCTCGCCTCCGCCGAGTACCGCGCGGGCCGCTGGGACGACGCGATCGTCCACACCGACCTCGCGCTGTCCCTGGCCGCCGACACCGACCAGCCGCACATCGCCCTGTACTGCAGGATGCTCGCCGCCCAGGTGCACGCGGTGCGGGGCGCGTTCGCCAAGGCACAGGCACACGCGCGCGTGGCCCGCGTCTACGCGGCCGGCGGCCATGTGAACCCCACCCTGTGGGCCGCTCTCGCAGAGGCCCACCTCGCCCGCGCCCAGGGCCGGCCCGAGGAGGTCCTCGCGGCCCTGGGACCCCTGCTCGCGCTCGCCCCGCGCGGCGACCTGGAGGAGCCCGGCACGGTCGCCTGGGCGGACCTGCTCGCCGAGGCCTGGGCCGCCCTCGGCGACGAGAAGCGCGCCGTCCAGGCCCTCGCCCCGTACGAGGTCCTCGCCACCCAGCGCGGCCACCACGGGGCGCTGCTCGTCGCGGCCCGGGCCCGCGGCACCCTGGAAGCCGCTCGCGGCGACACCGTGGCCGCCGAGCGCGCCTTCCGCTCCGGCCTCAAGCACGCCGCACACGTCGAGGCACCCTTCGACCGCGCGCTGCTGCACCTCGCGTACGGCGGCTTCCTGCGCCGAGCGGGCCGCCGCACCCGCGCGGGCGAGCAGCTGCGCACCGCCCGCGACCTCCTCGTACGCCTCGACGCACCGCCCGATCTCGGGCGCTGCGAACGGGAGTTGGCGGCCTGCGGACTCGGTCCCGCCGGGTCCGCCGCCGAGCGGGAGCCACGGACACGCGGAGCGGCGCTGCTCACGCCCCAGGAACTGGCGGTCGCCCGCCTCGTCACGTCCGGGCTCACCAACCGGCAGGTGGCACGCGAACTCGTCATCAGCGTCAAGACCGTCGAGTACCACCTCGGCCGGATCTTCCCCAAGCTGGGCGTCGACTCCCGTACGCGGCTCACGGCGATGCTGGCCGCGGACGAGCCGGTACCGGGGCCCGGACGCGCACCCTAGGGATTCCCCCGGGGCGCATCCCGGGGCGCCCGGACTCCCCCTGTCCGTACCGTCGGTCGGGCCTTCGCGGAAACAGTCGCGAAGGGAGCAGTAAGCAACGGGGGATGAACAGAAATGCCGGAGAACACCCATCGAATGGTGACCGACGTCCCGCATGCCAAGGTGCGGGCCGTCACCGAGCGTGTCATCCAGGAACTCACGCTCGCCGCCGACAAGGTAGCCGCCCATTACGCGGAACCCGCCAAGTACCCACTGCCCGCGGACAGGACGGCAGCCGAGCACCTCGTCGCGCGGCGCTTCGACAGCCTCACCGACGAAAGGAAGAAGAAGGCGGCGACCGCGGTCCTCGCCGACCTCAAGACCGGTGCCGTACGGGCCCGGCGGCTCGGTGACCTGGCCCGCGTCGACCTGCGCTCGCCCGCCTCGGTGGACACGCAGGTCAAGCGTCTCGGCTTTCCCGAGCGGCTGAGGTTCCCGGCCGACGAACTCAGGAAGCCGCCGACTTCCCTCCTCCCCGAGGAGTCGGCCCCGCAGGGCCTGGCCGCCGTACCGGCCGCCCTGCACAAGCTGGAACTGCGGATCCACCGGGTGAAGTGCCTGGACGAGACGTCCGAATGGGGATCCGACGAGATCCATCTCGCCGGAACCAGCGTGGACGAGAGCGGCGACACCCTGAAGATCGGCCAGTTCAAGGTCCGCAGCTTCGACGACGGCGACGTCAAGGTGTACGACCCGCCGCGCCGCTTCCACTGGTTCGGCCTCGACGAGGGCACCCAGTACCCGAAGTCGTACTTCGTCACGCTGGTGCTCGCCGAGGTCGACTGGGGCGGCCTCGCCGACTACGTGGGCGCACTGCTCGACCTCGTCAAGAAGAAGGTCACCGCCTACCTCGCCGCGGCCATCGGGGGCGCGATCGGAGCCTCCGGCGGACCCGTCGGCATCCTCATCGGGATGGCGGTCGGCGCGGCCGTCGGCTGGGTCTTCGACCAGCTCAAGGGCCTCTTCGGCGACGAGGTGTTCAAGCCCGTCACCGTCAGCGCGGTCATCCCCTCCCTCACCGGCCGCTGGGCCGGCCGCCCCTTCACGGCCCCGGCGGTCGCCGACTACCGAGGCCACGGCGGCCACTACCAACTGACGTACGACTGGCGCATGTACGACTGAGCGAGCCGCGCAGCCGTACGGCTGGATCCAACCTCGGGAGAACCAGGGGGATGCGGGGGCCGGAAGGCCGCCGCCCGTCGACGGGACAGACGGGCGGCGGCTTTTCCGCTGCACACCGAGGTTCCTCGCCCTATTGGCAAGGGGCGAGGGGAGCTGGCCAAGGGGCGCGGGGAACTGCGCGACCAGCCACAACGCACCCGCACCCTCCCCACGATCCAACACGCCACCCACGCCTACGTATCGCACTCCAGAACAGTCCGACAAAGCCCACACCGAGCCCGAACCCGCCCCCGCACCGGCACCCGAATCCGCTGATGACAGGTCGGACAGGGAAACGACACCCGCAACGGCCCGCGCCCACCAGGCGCGTCCGGCGTAAAGGCGTACGGCACGTCGCCCGGCCCGGCCGCGGCGACGTGGTCCTGCGCATGACGCCGGTCCTTCGCGTAACGCCGCCGCCCCACCCACCCCGCCGCGGTCAGCGGCGGCTGCCGCTCGTCGTGACGGGCCCGCGTCATGCCCTTCGTGTACGCGGTGTACGCCTGCGGGCTGGTGAACCAGGTCGCCGGATCCTCACCGAACACCAGCGACCGCTTCGCCAGCACGTACCCGAACTCCTCCGGCGTCAGATAGCCCAGCTTCTGCGAGGACGCCGAGTCCTCCCGGTACGCGTCGAGCAGCAGCCAGCCCGCGCCGA contains:
- a CDS encoding enoyl-CoA hydratase family protein, translated to MGVSTSSPEKGISVVTVDFPPVNALPVRGWFELADALRAAGRDAEVRCVVLAAEGRGFNAGVDIKEIQAQGGGGLLGANRGCADAFAAVYECEVPVVAEVHGFCLGGGIGLVGNADAIVASEDATFGLPELDRGALGAATHLARLVPQHLMRALYYTSRTATAAELHRHGSVWRVVPRGELRAAVLELARSIASKDGQLIRLAKAAINGIDPVDVRRSYRFEQGFTFEANLAGVGDRVRDTFGKDREGGGTE
- a CDS encoding SDR family oxidoreductase, giving the protein MDKRLVVVTGGTRGVGAGIARAFVEAGDDVVVCARRPPEVPVDGVEFVPLDLRDPPAVRVFFDGLPRVDVLVNNAGGAPHRLLAETDAERHARVIELNLTAPLTASLAAYEQLRRARGSVVMIGSVSGTRPSPGTAAYGAAKAGLENLARSMAVEWAPDVRVNTLVVGMVRTELSHLHYGDEDGIAAVSRTVPMGRLAEPLDVGRAAVFLASDAAAYITGAGLLVHGGGERPAFLDAATANKEK
- a CDS encoding SDR family oxidoreductase — protein: MTAGTGICDGRVVIVTGAGRGLGRAHALAFAAEGARVVVNDLGVGLDGAPGPDSPARQVVEEITAAGGEAVAHGGDIATTEGAASLVRTAVDAFGRLDTLVNNAGFLRDRMLVNLDEDDWDAVMRVHLKGHFLPLKHAAAHWRAEAKAGRLPQARIVNTSSGAGLLGSVGQGNYSAAKAGIVGLTLVAAAEMGRYGVQVNAVAPAARTRMTEGTFAETMAAPDSGFDAMAPGNVSPLVVWLGSAASAGVTGRVFETEGGRITVMEGWRPGPSIDKGARWTPAEAGDTALELLAEAQAPQPVYGAQ
- a CDS encoding AAA family ATPase; amino-acid sequence: MPSRARRAEVAQVEFVGRADSLALLEAARERARAGHPQRVLVEGPAGIGKTALVRRFLRGGTHVLYGAGEEAESELAFGVLDQLLGRDGTGDGSGPGGGDGAGGGAGGAAGGGRWADAHAAGAALLEALDEAQGAGAGPGSDDRPARGPDAPSAPASGTPTPGTPVPNTPDTPIALVLDDAQWVDHLSLQALAFAVRRLRADRVLVLVVVRDAEDTRLAEGLRRLFTADDAVRVRLDGLGPAELAELGGGLGVQGLTARVAARLHAHTAGNPLHAKALLEQEGTGLLEALGEPDVTPPAPKSFTALVLAKLAACSPAADALVCAAAVLGAHCAPADAWEVAGADLLDEERRATDVLTALEEAVHTGLLTEAPGDPLIRFPHPLVHAAVYHQLGPSRRAALHLSAARTVRDQAHRLRHRALAAVGPDPELAAELAALGRKFAAEGAWANAAGQLTAAARLCPDPAVYEQYTLEAVECSLLAGDVPDMGEVAQRIAQFTPGGWRSYLLGRLSLYDLDRAEALLTDAWHRCDPAAEPVLGARIAGQFAALHGSMSHGAEMAEWADLAIRLAPDDTATDMIRVLRLNGLAMSGRAPQTLAALAPLPDPALATPAQLEELLGRGTLREWTGDLTGAVRDLGGVFGACHGRAASFRVVAATALASAEYRAGRWDDAIVHTDLALSLAADTDQPHIALYCRMLAAQVHAVRGAFAKAQAHARVARVYAAGGHVNPTLWAALAEAHLARAQGRPEEVLAALGPLLALAPRGDLEEPGTVAWADLLAEAWAALGDEKRAVQALAPYEVLATQRGHHGALLVAARARGTLEAARGDTVAAERAFRSGLKHAAHVEAPFDRALLHLAYGGFLRRAGRRTRAGEQLRTARDLLVRLDAPPDLGRCERELAACGLGPAGSAAEREPRTRGAALLTPQELAVARLVTSGLTNRQVARELVISVKTVEYHLGRIFPKLGVDSRTRLTAMLAADEPVPGPGRAP